A stretch of the Lineus longissimus chromosome 12, tnLinLong1.2, whole genome shotgun sequence genome encodes the following:
- the LOC135497323 gene encoding uncharacterized protein LOC135497323, whose protein sequence is MAVERSTYFITSAVLLAFSVAYVFSYWINSKRNRYLTSNFSLVLYMTLLLFICVICMLRYLIPRQTSSWEIQQEARQSTHAHRKNRAVISCIAKCGLVIFLIGAIMFDCVSTIGLVSCMDVFLADNCYQKERMVTVINKIAKMLFMGIQATFLISESEMYVKYGRSNTSRNVYIVNSIMNFTFVIFTALQEVKSANKGVHGVYCVSPSLPANASTAEKASFQHQYDCINDRTHMDKAAIKIGPYLHPFHSEFCTMATTLNLILWKLFSNDKLKNDATSTKECRRRRRIRSQRIHPHVSIMSASNLSEAPPDGNDMTSLERRRLLENEETAFENEIEENESDFDISLTTDRTFERIASFGRDNEADSPDIAVSTTSRHDQVGESEGYGSMDGNHTSPRGPASDSQEAGCSFPCCRDQCRGCLDPRPRQIYGPDNGCGFIAFASLALLCVETVMSLLLQSRDMRRKLFTPLYVISTAKMSLMLITSVFLAEISRRKLQTGPKVKQTLSVGSIVLIISAFIIFLYRVLEGVAALDLLILAPNSTKMDARFIADHEFTLEVQNILDFFNALLYIAQAAIQTNLVLRIHWIMKRNWPDDVIASSTAMQLTTFLMAANFSQWLLGTVVEMKYPKVNFSQVLYYDDATWKVVVYVLYPFVIYYRFHCTMSLAKLMLWRREVKNAGQLGTRREDFLATFAYY, encoded by the exons ATGGCGGTGGAACGTTCCACCTACTTCATCACTTCCGCCGTGCTGCTGGCCTTCTCAGTCGCGTACGTCTTCTCCTACTGGATCAATTCAAAGCGAAATCGGTACCTGACGTCAAACTTCAGCCTAGTTCTGTACATGACACTTCTTCTTTTCATTTGTGTCATTTGCATGCTCCGTTATCTCATCCCACGCCAGACCAGTAGCTGGGAAATACAACAGGAAGCAAGACAATCTACGCATGCGCATCGAAAAAACCGAGCTGTCATTTCCTGTATTGCGAAATGCGGGTTGGTAATTTTTCTCATAGGTGCCATTATGTTTGACTGTGTTTCCACAATTGGGCTTGTGAGTTGCATGGACGTGTTCCTAGCTGATAACTGTTACCAAAAGGAAAGAATGGTGACTGTAATCAATAAGATAGCAAAAATGCTCTTCATGGGCATCCAGGCCACGTTCCTAATATCTGAGAGCGAGATGTATGTCAAATATGGCCGATCGAACACCAGCCGGAACGTCTATATTGTGAACTCAATTATGAATTTCACGTTCGTGATTTTCACCGCCTTGCAAGAAGTAAAATCGGCCAATAAAGGTGTACATGGCGTGTACTGTGTGAGTCCGTCGTTACCCGCGAATGCCTCGACGGCGGAGAAAGCCAGCTTCCAACATCAGTACGACTGCATCAACGACCGAACCCACATGGACAAAGCGGCAATAAAAATCGGGCCATATCTCCACCCGTTTCATTCTGAATTCTGTACAATGGCGACCACCCTCAATCTCATTCTTTGGAAACTGTTCTCAAATGATAAGTTGAAGAATGACGCAACATCTACAAAGGAATGTCGCAGAAGACGCCGAATAAGATCGCAACGAATTCATCCACATGTCTCTATCATGTCCGCATCGAATTTATCGGAGGCTCCCCCTGACGGGAATGATATGACGTCATTAGAGAGGAGGCGTCTGTTAGAAAATGAAGAGACTgcgtttgaaaatgaaattgaagaaaacgAGtcggattttgatatcagtctaACGACTGATAGAACTTTCGAAAGAATCGCATCATTCGGTCGGGACAACGAAGCGGATTCTCCAGATATTGCGGTATCAACGACCTCGAGACACGATCAAGTGGGCGAATCCGAAGGCTACGGGTCAATGGACGGGAATCACACGAGTCCGCGGGGGCCTGCCTCCGATAGCCAGGAAGCCGGGTGTTCATTCCCGTGTTGCCGCGATCAGTGTCGGGGATGCCTTGATCCAAGACCGCGGCAAATTTACGGCCCGGACAACGGATGTGGTTTCATTGCATTCGCCAGTCTCGCCCTTCTCTGCGTGGAGACTGTCATGTCTCTGTTGCTACAGTCAAGAGACATGCGGAGGAAGTTGTTTACACCCCTCTACGTCATTAGCACCGCCAAAATGTCTCTCATGCTAATCACGTCCGTCTTCCTAGCAGAGATTAGCCGCAGGAAGCTTCAGACGGGTCCAAAAGTTAAGCAGACTCTGTCGGTCGGATCAATCGTTCTCATCATATCGGCTTTCATCATATTCTTATATCGAGTTCTTGAAGGGGTCGCTGCGCTCGACCTTTTGATACTGGCACCGAATTCAACTAAAATGGACGCACGTTTCATTGCCGATCATGAGTTCACCCTCGAGGTTCAAAATATCCTCGATTTCTTCAATGCATTGCTCTACATTGCGCAAGCCGCCATTCAGACAAACCTCGTTTTGAGAATCCACTGGATTATGAAACGGAACtggcccgatgacgtcattgcctcCTCGACCGCAATGCAGTTAACCACATTCCTGATGGCCGCGAACTTCTCCCAGTGGCTCCTCGGGACTGTGGTGGAGATGAAGTACCCCAAG GTCAACTTCTCGCAAGTGCTGTACTATGACGATGCGACCTGGAAGGTAGTAGTCTACGTGTTGTATCCGTTCGTCATTTACTATCGATTCCACTGCACCATGTCATTGGCAAAGCTCATGCTGTGGAGACGGGAAGTCAAGAACGCTGGGCAGCTGGGCACGCGGAGAGAGGACTTCCTCGCAACATTTGCTTATTATTAA
- the LOC135497324 gene encoding uncharacterized protein LOC135497324 isoform X2 yields the protein MIALKVLVVMALGFALSHAQDNLTNYGKWCGKARTGIWPWVKPGYCKCDDPKETCRHNFFRFCHCEKGLVENTAAAKCVTDQCRGFRDRLLAMFHETPCYCKPRGKICKTWWFVGDNDYCLVKNYRECK from the exons ATGATTGCACTCAAGGTTCTCGTTGTGATGGCTTTag GCTTTGCTCTTTCTCACGCACAAGATAATCTGACGAATTACGGAAAATGGTGCGGGAAGGCAAGAACTGGTATCTGGCCCTGGGTGAAACCAGGGTACTGTAAATGTGATGACCCAAAGGAAACATGCAG ACACAACTTCTTCCGATTCTGTCACTGCGAGAAGGGGCTGGTTGAAAATACTGCGGCGGCGAAGTGCGTGACCGACCAATGTAGGGGGTTCCGGGACCGACTCCTTGCAATGTTCCATGAGACACCGTGTTACTGCAAGCCACGGGGCAAGATCTGCAAGACGTGGTGGTTTGTCGGAGATAACGATTATTGCTTGGTGAAAAACTATAGGGAGTGCAAATAG
- the LOC135497324 gene encoding uncharacterized protein LOC135497324 isoform X1, giving the protein MIALKVLVVMALGFALSHAQDNLTNYGKWCGKARTGIWPWVKPGYCKCDDPKETCRKNYPPRDDLDSACLDHDYCAQCDNTHNFFRFCHCEKGLVENTAAAKCVTDQCRGFRDRLLAMFHETPCYCKPRGKICKTWWFVGDNDYCLVKNYRECK; this is encoded by the exons ATGATTGCACTCAAGGTTCTCGTTGTGATGGCTTTag GCTTTGCTCTTTCTCACGCACAAGATAATCTGACGAATTACGGAAAATGGTGCGGGAAGGCAAGAACTGGTATCTGGCCCTGGGTGAAACCAGGGTACTGTAAATGTGATGACCCAAAGGAAACATGCAG AAAGAACTACCCCCCAAGGGACGACCTTGACTCGGCTTGCTTAGATCACGATTACTGCGCACAATGCGATAACAC ACACAACTTCTTCCGATTCTGTCACTGCGAGAAGGGGCTGGTTGAAAATACTGCGGCGGCGAAGTGCGTGACCGACCAATGTAGGGGGTTCCGGGACCGACTCCTTGCAATGTTCCATGAGACACCGTGTTACTGCAAGCCACGGGGCAAGATCTGCAAGACGTGGTGGTTTGTCGGAGATAACGATTATTGCTTGGTGAAAAACTATAGGGAGTGCAAATAG
- the LOC135497058 gene encoding uncharacterized protein LOC135497058 produces MKTLMKTLLFFTAVIVAANAFSLLGLTDSMSLFNYGQWCGKRNTGLFPKNRTRLAVCKCSDGVETCRKNGPPIDGLDAACLQHDLCTYCTKTSRKFHWCECERELVKNAVKAKCSTADCVNFRSRVISLFTVIPCYCKPLGMSCKKYWLFGDADYCLKQNFQDC; encoded by the exons ATGAAGACTCTGATGAAGACACTTCTGTTTTTTACAGCAG TTATTGTTGCTGCCAATGCGTTTAGCTTGCTGGGGCTGACCGACTCGATGAGCTTGTTCAACTACGGCCAGTGGTGCGGCAAGAGGAACACAGGACTCTTCCCAAAGAATCGCACCCGCCTCGCCGTCTGCAAATGCTCCGATGGGGTGGAGACGTGCAG GAAAAATGGGCCTCCCATCGATGGCCTGGATGCCGCGTGTCTGCAGCATGATCTCTGCACTTACTGCACGAAAAC GTCGAGAAAGTTCCACTGGTGCGAGTGCGAACGCGAACTGGTCAAGAATGCCGTGAAAGCGAAATGCTCGACTGCCGACTGCGTAAACTTCAGGAGCCGTGTGATCAGTCTCTTCACTGTCATTCCCTGTTACTGCAAACCCCTCGGGATGTCGTGCAAGAAGTATTGGCTGTTTGGTGACGCGGACTACTGCTTGAAGCAGAACTTTCAGGACTGTTAA